One genomic window of Cannabis sativa cultivar Pink pepper isolate KNU-18-1 chromosome 2, ASM2916894v1, whole genome shotgun sequence includes the following:
- the LOC133035087 gene encoding F-box protein PP2-B15-like translates to MLPEDCVSTILSFTSPLDVCRSSAVSSTFSSAAESDGVWERFLPSDYHQLLLRLVKTTTNSDFYTKKELYFHLCNPLLLDGGTKSFKIEKSSGKKSYLLSARELLITWGDEPMYWSWKHVKESRFAEVVELRTISWLEIHGKIRTKMLSSNTTYSAYLVINISNRAYGLDTAPFEISVNVGNRQVSYGTVCVSGYDKNKMQEKIMKQTLKTTPFVEEKKNVIISERNDGWVEIKLGEFFTGENDDEEVKMSLTETKGYHLKAGLVIEGIEVRPNIKH, encoded by the exons ATGTTACCAGAAGACTGTGTTTCGACGATTTTGTCATTCACTTCTCCTTTAGACGTGTGCCGATCCTCTGCGGTGTCGTCCACGTTTAGTTCTGCTGCAGAATCTGATGGGGTTTGGGAGAGATTTCTACCCTCTGATTATCACCAACTGCTCTTAAGATTGGTCAAAACTACTACTAATTCTGATTTTTACACAAAGAAAGAGCTTTACTTTCATCTCTGTAATCCTCTTCTCCTAGATGGAGGCACAAAG AGCTTCAAAATAGAGAAATCATCTGGCAAAAAGTCTTATCTACTCTCTGCAAGAGAGCTACTCATAACATGGGGTGATGAACCAATGTATTGGAGCTGGAAACATGTAAAAGAATCAAG ATTTGCTGAGGTGGTTGAGCTCAGAACAATCTCGTGGCTTGAGATTCATGGGAAGATTAGAACCAAAATGCTGTCTAGTAACACAACCTACTCAGCTTATCTAGTGATTAACATTTCCAACCGTGCGTATGGACTCGACACGGCACCGTTTGAGATATCTGTTAATGTAGGAAACCGACAAGTGTCTTATGGCACAGTTTGTGTCAGTGGATATGACAAGAATAAGATGCAAGAAAAAATCATGAAGCAGACATTGAAAACGACACCGTTTGTGGAGGAGAAAAAGAACGTGATTATTAGTGAAAGAAACGACGGTTGGGTGGAGATTAAACTAGGAGAGTTCTTCACaggtgaaaatgatgatgaggaAGTGAAGATGAGTCTAACTGAGACAAAGGGTTATCATTTGAAAGCAGGGCTAGTTATTGAAGGTATTGAAGTTAGGCCCAATATTAAGCATTAA